The Triticum aestivum cultivar Chinese Spring chromosome 3A, IWGSC CS RefSeq v2.1, whole genome shotgun sequence genome includes a region encoding these proteins:
- the LOC123060725 gene encoding uncharacterized protein has translation MDAGELEVFDAGRCTDGYQLGLAVGQRFRDTIRSRMQVDLFLQEQLLPFASTAAGKPLLAALQAANRERYPRYWDELVGMADGSGVPLLHVILVNLRKEIRPFIPKKDHERREEEDDDCSDILMVSESTAFAAHNEDANVALLGHTYVVKATSPDGASSFTAYTYAGELPTCAFGFNSNGVAFTLDSVPPAMGEVAAGAIAVNFVSRDLLEARDLDDAMHRVCSPGVSVGHCYNLMDVGARRIVTIETASRNRFAVQEACAAPSFHANMYRHLQVEQVQDENSMSRERRAAQCAMDSKEEALAVLGDTADDKYPIFMAGPTLYTLCTVLADLDEETMTIYMGNPKNRDAVRVALPML, from the exons ATGGACGCCGGCGAGCTGGAGGTCTTCGACGCCGGCCGTTGCACCGACGGATATCAGCTGGGCCTCGCCGTGGGCCAGCGTTTCCGCGACACGATCAGGAGCAGGATGCAAGTGGACCTCTTCCTGCAGGAGCAGCTGCTGCCGTTCGCGTCCACGGCGGCGGGCAAGCCGCTCCTCGCCGCGCTCCAGGCCGCCAACAGGGAGAGGTACCCCCGGTACTGGGATGAGCTGGTGGGCATGGCGGACGGCAGCGGCGTCCCGCTCCTGCAC GTGATTCTGGTCAATTTGAGGAAGGAGATTCGTCCGTTCATCCCAAAGAAGGACCACGAacggagagaggaggaggacgacgactgctcCGACATCCTGATGGTGAGCGAGTCGACGGCGTTCGCGGCGCACAACGAAGACGCCAACGTCGCGCTGCTCGGCCACAC CTACGTGGTGAAGGCGACGTCGCCGGACGGCGCATCCTCCTTCACCGCCTACACCTACGCCGGCGAGCTCCCCACCTGCGCCTTCGGGTTCAACAGCAACGGAGTG GCCTTCACGCTCGACTCGGTTCCGCCGGCGATGGGCGAGGTCGCCGCGGGGGCCATCGCCGTGAACTTCGTGTCGCGGGACCTGCTGGAGGCGAGAGACCTCGACGACGCGATGCACAGGGTGTGCTCGCCGGGCGTGTCGGTCGGGCACTGCTACAACCTGATGGACGTCGGAGCCCGGCGGATCGTCACCATCGAGACCGCCTCCCGGAACCGGTTCGCCGTCCAGGAGGCCTGCGCGGCTCCCTCCTTCCACGCGAACATGTACCGCCATCTCCAAGTGGAGCAG GTGCAGGACGAGAACTCCATGAGCAGGGAGAGGAGAGCGGCGCAGTGCGCGATGGACTCCAAGGAGGAGGCGCTCGCGGTGCTCGGAGACACGGCCGACGACAAGTACCCGATCTTCATGGCAG GCCCAACGCTGTATACTCTATGCACCGTCTTGGCTGATCTCGACGAGGAGACGATGACCATTTACATGGGGAATCCCAAGAACAGAGATGCCGTTCGAGTAGCTCTTCCTATGCTGTGA
- the LOC123060726 gene encoding GDT1-like protein 1, chloroplastic, translating to MASVTSCSSTVFTSSSSIPYRTRTPLPSLRPPPRLASLPGRPVLRCPAKRDPGEAPPLLGAPVVCDEREAPEPAGTDSGGLAPSDPKWGLAFAAAAGVLMIQGSQQALAGTQFMGLQPPADLLGDLGDISTGFASAFLLIFFSELGDRTFFIAALLAARNSGGVIFLGTFGALAVMTVISVVLGRAFHYVDGVLPFSFGGTDFPIDDILAVCLLVYYGVTTLLDAASGDGEKMNEEQEEAEIAVSKFSGNGAGLVSVASTLASTFVLVFVAEWGDKSFFSTIALAAASSPPGVIAGSLAGHGVATLIAVLGGSLLGTFLSEKIIAYIGGSLFLAFAAVTLVEIATS from the exons ATGGCCTCCGTCACCTCCTGCTCTTCCACCgtcttcacctcctcctcctccataccCTACCGAACAAGGACGCCTCTTCCATCTCTCCGCCCGCCGCCGCGTCTCGCCAGCCTTCCCGGGCGACCG GTGCTGAGGTGCCCAGCTAAGCGCGACCCGGGCGAGGCGCCGCCGCTGCTTGGAGCTCCTGTGGTTTGTGACGAGAGAGAGGCACCGGAGCCGGCAGGTACGGACAGTGGCGGGCTCGCGCCGTCCGATCCGAAATGGGGGCTCGCgttcgcggcggcggcgggggtgctCATGATCCAGGGGTCGCAGCAGGCGCTGGCCGGCACGCAGTTCATGGGCCTGCAGCCGCCGGCGGACCTGCTGGGGGATCTCGGGGACATCAGTACAGGTTTTGCTTCA GCTTTTCTGCTGATTTTCTTTTCTGAGCTAGGAGACAGGACGTTTTTCATTGCG GCACTTTTAGCAGCTAGAAATTCTGGAGGAGTCATTTTTCTTGGCACATTTGGAGCACTTGC GGTAATGACAGTTATATCTGTAGTTCTTGGTCGAGCATTTCACTACGTTGATGGCGTCCTTCCATTCAG TTTTGGCGGTACAGATTTCCCAATTGATGACATTCTTGCTGTGTGTCTCTTG GTATACTATGGAGTTACTACATTACTTGATGCGGCTTCAGGTGATGGAGAAAAGATGAATGAGGAGCAAGAGGAG GCTGAGATAGCAGTTTCGAAGTTTTCTGGAAATGGCGCAGGATTAGTGTCTGTCGCCAGTACTCTTGCTAGCACATTTGTTTTGGTTTTTGTTGCTGAATGGGGTGATAAATCATTTTTCTCAACAATTG CACTTGCTGCGGCTTCATCCCCTCCGGGTGTCATTGCAGGATCGCTTGCTGGTCATGGTGTTGCAACATTG ATTGCAGTTCTTGGTGGTTCTTTGCTGGGGACATTCCTATCTGAAAAG ATTATAGCATACATCGGAGGGAGCCTTTTTTTAGCATTTGCCGCTGTGACACTAGTTGAAATCGCGACTTCATGA